In Pelodiscus sinensis isolate JC-2024 chromosome 19, ASM4963464v1, whole genome shotgun sequence, the DNA window GCCCAGATGCTGTGGTGAGAGGCTCTCTAGAAATAGGAGGCTGGGACAAAGCTGCCACCACACGATTGGATTCAGGTTGTGGTTACGGAACACCAGACGTGAGAGGGACGTGATTCAATAGTCAAGACTTCGGTGAGAATTCCAGGGCCACTGAGCCAGAAAGCTAAAGCTTGTCATAAAAGCgcctgagggtggggtgaggagagCATGAGTTTAGTCTCCCATTTCATGTGGATTGTTTGTAATCTAGAGTCAAATGATTGCACTTTATTATCTGTTCTTCCTATAGGCACATGTACTGCTGTGCTTTTGTACTGACCCCTGCTGGCTCTAAGGAACAGCATCAGAGGGGCACTTCTGATTCTTGGGCCTGGGCAGAAAACCTGGTGATTTAAGTGGTGGATTTCTCTTCACGTGCTGATGAaagccatgggaagtggcataccCTCGAAAGGCAGAGGAAGTTCTGCATACCCATGGCTAGCACTAGAGTCAACTTCCCATGAACGCTgtggggtgagagaggggaattCACTGATAGTAAAACTTTGAGAGCTAAATATCTGGGATCCGGACTATGGCCATCGACCGATCTTAGGAGCTCCTCCACAAGCAGCTGTGAGGTGGTTGATTCTTTGGGCTCTGTCTCCCCTTGCAAGGGCTACCTGGCCATTCTGCTATCACTACAGCTAGGGTGTCAGAGAGGATAGGTACAGCCACGTGGACTGTGGATTTGAGAACAAGCCTTGGAGGCCACTTTCAGTTCACAGTCAGCAGCCTTTTGATCCCTCAAGCTATGAATTCTTGGCCTTGGGCCTGGTTCTGATGCCTCGGtgactttttttaatttaattttattttaacttccaGGATAAAGGCTAAAAAAATGATGTCTGTAACTTAACTCTTGCTGGTCCAGTACGGCTTTGGGGGCAAGACAGCGGGAAAACAGATGTCAAGAGGAGGAGGAATGTGTGAACCCAAACTGGATGGTTCCTGTAGCTGGAGTGGTGAGATTTCTGAAGACAGGAGCATGCCAGGTGCCAGCCCTTGTGTGAATAACATACCTTGTTCTCAAGTTTTGGGGATCTGGGAAACACTGTGTCTAACAGCTACCAGTTCTTCCAAGAATGCTGTGGTTCTGAAGGCCCAGAGTGTATGTCTGCGAATCAGAGCTGGGCAAAACAACTCCCCAGAGCCTCCGAAGGCTTGCAACCGATGGAGGCTCATGGGGCAGCTTTTGCTGCTGGCGAGACTCCTTGCGCATGGGAGCGATTGCTAGCTGAACCATCAGACCAAAGGgtcaggaagggggaggaggctggtcgTTCACCTCAGGGCTGTCCAGAAGGCGATGGGCACCGGCCCACCTGCACTGCAGAGGAGGATGTTAGTTGGAATGGAAGCTGTGCCCAAGTTCCGACAGTACTGCCCGAAGAGGACAGCTTGCACTTTGCTGAGTTCAGTGCCCCCGACTACTGTCCTTCTAGTTATGAATGTTCCTGTAGCTGTCGCAGGGAGAGTTTGGATCTCTCCAGGACTTACTTGGAAAAGGGGAACAGCTCATGTAGTTTCACCTGCCAGCACTGGACTTCAGAGTCCCCTGGAGTGGAGGATGAAACCTTTAGTCCTGATTCAGCATCGCTGCATCAGGCCCAGGAGGAAGATGAGGAAGATTGCGAAGTGTCCAAGGCCAGTGACGATCCTTACGAGTCTGGCAGGGCACTTGGCGGCAGGAAGAATGGGAGACGCCAGAGGTACCGCTCTGGTACaaaggacaagggggaggggaaggagaacgCCAGGCGGGAGGGCAGATCTGTGCCAGCTGGCGGGAAGCATAAGCAGGCCAGGAAGAGGAGCCACATGGACAGGCGGCGCCACCTTAAGGCTGACGTGCCCAAGCAGCTGGAGGAGATGACTCGGGTCTGCATCTCCCGTTTCAAGAAGCTTCTCAAGCTGGTGCTGGTTGTCACTCATGAGTGCCGCGAGTACATGGAAGCTGGCGGGAGACTCCTCTACTCCTGCTGTCAGCTCAATGCTTGGGACCTGGGCTCAGCCCTTGGCAGCGTGAGGATGTGGTGCCAACGAGCCAAGAGTGactccaggaaggcagcccggtGGCTGTATTCCTGGGGGAGTTGGTTGGGCCAGCTGCTCAGAATGTTGGGGGCCCAGCTCTTCTTGGTGTTCATGCTGCTCCTGGGTAGCCTCTGGCTGTGTTGCAAAGTCTCTAAGTCCCTGTTCTTTGCTGGGGCAGGAAAGCTGGGCAGAACCCGCTGCATGGCCTGGCTCCCCTTGCTCCTGGACTTGCCCTTCCCCCGCAGAGCGTGGGCTGTCTTCAGAGAAACCAGGACTTTCAAGTACATGTCACGCTGGCTGCAGTGGTGGAGAGGGCTGCTTGGGGCACCCAAAGGGCTAAGGACCGATGGGCtgggagaggctgctgctggccctgatcCTAGTGCAGGGAGGCGCTGCGAGCCCAGCCAGGAGGTGGCACGGCTGCTGGCCCTGGCCGATGTGCCCGAGGAGGAGCTGAACCCCTTTCAGGTACTGGGGCTGGAGGTGACTGCGTCGGACACAGAGCTGAAGAAGGCCTATCGTCAGCTGGCCGTGCTGGTGAGTGTGCCCTGATGTGGTGGGAGGTGGATGCCGCACCTGCCCCCATGACACCCAAGCACCTGGGGAGCATGAGGCAGAAACTGTGTTCAAGCTGCATTGCCCTTTAAGGGGCAGAGTGAGAGCCACTCTGCTCTAGCCACCTCCCACTGAGgctcaattccccccccccccgcccaccagctgctgctcccatATCACAGAGGGGTAAACTGAGACAGGCGTAGGTGGGGTCACCTGTCCAAAGGTCACATAAGGTGTCTTTTTCAGAGCCTTCCCCGAGTTCCTTGCTTTGGCAGATTCACGGCAAGGCCTGTCTGGAGGCGTGGGAATTGTCTTTAATAGCTGGTGCCAAAGGCACTGGCAGTAGCTCCTGCGTTAAGCTTGTACTgagcctggcccaggctgcaggaCTAACCAGCTGGCTGATTCTAGTCCCTGGAGCTGCCTGGTGTTTGAATGGGATGTCCTGGGCCTTTGGCATCCTTTATAAGGTAAAAACTCTGCATGTTcttcctgtttccctgggctctTCGGAAGAGTCCCAGGCCAGCCCTCGCGAACCTTTCCAGCCTCTGGAGGCATCTGTCTCCTCCACTGGATCCTTTAAGAGGAACTGCTCAGAGCTCTTAGGCTTGTTAaaacggttaactgattaacGATAGTGCTTAACCAGGGAACCATTTTAATTTAGGTCCCATGGTGGCCATGGGGTCGGctgcccggccctgctgctgcccgggCCCGGTGCAGTTGGCCACTACTAGAGTTAACTGGAGAgggctggttaaccagtaaacctcaTGCTTACCGGTTAACATTCCTGTCAGTTGTGCTGACTGTCCCAGCTTGGGTGAGGGGGGATGCCGCACCTGCTTTAGGGAGAGGTGGGGACCTGTTGGGGATGGATAGCGTGAGTGGGGTGGAGCCTGATGGTTGCCCCCTGGCGCTGCTCTTTGGCAGGTTGGAGCAGCAAGCTGTGGAGCGCTCTCCCATCCGGGGCCATCCTTGGGGTAGCCCCAAATGTTAGTGgtaccctatgcagctgcatatgtTGCGTATGCCTAGGACCAGACATCAAGCAGGAAAGGTGGGCAGTGCCAGCTCTGGCAGCCCCCTACCCCAATACCCTGCATGCTGTGCCCAACTGCCACTCACCCATGTTTCCCCTTCTGCCAGTCTCCAGCCAGTtgcacagcagcccctggctccacCTCCGGGTCCACAGCTCTGCCTGTGCCACTTCCTGCTTggtgcctccctctgcccccctgcagcctgtggaACAGCTGTGGGAGTTGTAGATGCTGGGGCTGCGTAGGACACTAAAATCATAAGGACAGCCCAGCCCTGGTGCTTTGGAGCAGCTTTGTGAGTCGCAGTCACTATGTGAGCGCCATGGTGGGGGCCACACTGGAAGCACTCGATGTCTTTGAGGTTCCCCTTGGTGCTAGTTGTCCTTTCTGCCCCAGCTCCTTGGCTGGACACCCCCTTTTGTGTGCTGGACTCTATGGGGAGCCCTCTTGCCTTTGTCCGTCTGTGTGTGCTGGCTGAGAAGGAAGGCAAGGAACTGCCATCAGGTGTTGGGACTTCCAACGGGTGACACTGGCTAGTTCAGCAGCCTGACCCTAGCCAGACTAGCGTGGACCAATTGGCCTTGTCTGAGGACATATAGCCACACAGCCCTTCTCCCCCTGGGCCCATCTGACTCTGCTGTCCTGGACAGGAGCaccttcctggccagaccccagccCTAGATGCGGTCTGTGCTGAAGAGCCTCTTGTTCTCCGGTTCCTGTGTCTTCCTCTGCAGGTTCATCCTGACAAGAATGCTCATCCCCGGGCAGAGgaagcctttaaggtgctgcggGCTGCCTGGGACATTGTGAGCAACccagagaagaggaaggagtATGAGATGTGAGTCGGGGGCCCCTTCCTGCCTCCTAAGGCAGGACTGTTCGGGGGGGGGAGCACCCGCCTTTGCTGGCGGCGGATTAGAGCATGTGGCCATCTCAACGTACTTGAGAGGCGGGCGATGGGGAGGGACGTGGGCTGGGCTCTTGGGCTGTGCTAGTCAGTCACCCTGTGACTCGCTGATCTGAGCGGCCCTGTGCACTGGTGTCAGGCCTGGCCTAGCACTGCTACTTCCTCTGCTGACTCAGGAAGGAAGGGTGGCATCTTTGGCTAGGTTCAGCAAGCGGGACTGATTCTTCCAGCACTTGCTGCTGCGAGACGTTGCTTCTGGGCCCGAGCGCGGGTGAGGATGCAGCCAGGCATTCCTGAGTGATGCACCGAGGGCTTCTGTGGGGCTGTAGGTCATTAGAGCAAAGGCAGAGCACAAGGGCTTTAACAGAACCATAAACGCCCATTAAAAGGCGCTTTTTAGGGGGTCGGAGGCTGTCCAAGAAGTGGCATTTAAAGTCACTTACGTCCCTCGTGGCACGTGGGAATTTCAGGTGTCCCAGTGAAATCCCTCAGGCTGCTGCCCTCTCACCTGTGATCGATGTTAGTCTGGCCCGGCTGCCCTGGTGGGTGCAGGTGCCGTTGTGCTAGAAGCTGCACAAATGCCTGAATTACTGAGGAGTTGCCAGAGGTGATGGGAGCCGTGGTGGTGGGGACCGTGCTGGAAGCACGTTGGCGAGTGGCACAGCATTGGAACTGGGCAGTAGGAGCCCAGCTGAGGCTCTTCAGGCCTGTCCACCCAGCGCAGTGGCCTCCCTCGTGCTGTGGTTCTGATCCCTGTCTCAGCCAGCGACGCCTGGGGAAGTTAGAAGGGGCTGCAGCAGGACCCTCACGTGACGCCAGCCCAGCAGGGAAGGGTGTGGGCTGATGGCTGGGTGCAGCTGTCCTGTGCTGTGAGCCTCACCCCTGGGCCATTGTGATTGCAGCAAGCGGATGGCCGAGAGCGAGCTGACCAAATCCATGAACGAGCTCTTTGCCAAGCTGCGGGACGACCTGAAAGAGGCCATGAACACCATGATGTGCAACAAATGCCAGGGGAAGCACAAGTAGGTGCTGACGTGCAGCAGCCGCTTTAACCCCTTGCTTCTGGCTCTGGTGCCCTGCTCCTCTGGGACACTGAGCACTACCCCTCCACGGAGCCTGGAGCTCAGGCGCAGACCTGGCCCTCTGTGAGTGCTGGAATGGACCAGGCAGCCCATCCTGCGGCGCCTGGGGTGGTGTCCAAAGAGCTGGGCCAGGACTACCTCAATACAAGTGTTCTCTGGCGCTGTGTCCCCCAGAGCGTCCTGGGAGCTCGGGGCACTGTAGGAGGGAGCATGCATCTCTCTGGGATGGGAGACGGCAAAGCACCCGCTCTGCCAGCATTTGAAAATCTCTCTGCCGCTCTAGGAGGTTTGAGATGGACCGAGAGCCCCTCAACGCTCGCTACTGCGGGGAGTGCGGCAAGCTGCACCCTGCCGAGGACGGGGACCTCTGGGCCGAGTCGAGCATGCTGGGGCTGAAAATCACCTACTTCGCCCTGATGGATGGGAAAGTTTATGACATCACAGGTAGGGGGTTCTCTGGGGCCAAGACCTGCTGGCTGACATAGtgcccagagaccagacagtgacCCTGACCTGCTCCCAGTGGGTCAGGGGCCAGCACTCCTCCCTTTgggatcctggccccactgaagagGCACCAGCCTGTGGGTGCAATAGCCGCCTGGCATCGCTGCTCCTGCACGACCTGCGGCCGGGAGGCGTGATGGCTGGGGCTGCTTCCTGCGCTGGGCTAATGTGGCCTTGTTCCGCCAGCTGACAGTGTTGTGTCCTGTCTGTCTCTGCAGAGTGGGCTGGCTGCCAGGGGGTTAGAATCCCTCCCGACACCCATCGTGTCCGGTGTCACATATCGTTTGGGTCAAGGAGCTCTGGCGCGGGCAGGCGACAGAGGTTGGTACTGGATGTCCTTCTGGTTCCTTTGTccttcaaaaaaagagctagagaagtTGCTGGCCCTACCCTCCAGGAATGGCCATCatccaggatggacagggatggtgttcctaggctctgtgtgccagaagctgggaatgggcgacaggggagggttcacttggtgattccctgttctgttcattccctctggagcacctggtgttggccgctgcctgaggacaggacactgggctagatggacctctggtctgacccagtgtggctattTTTATGCTCCTGCCTTGGTCTGAGCAGTTGGGGATGTGTCAGATATTAGATCTTGAGCACTTCCTGGTTAGCCACAGCTCCCCTAGAGTTCCCTCTGggatcccccttcccctgcccccatcagagggctgcagggaggggcaatcagtcagcatgggctgggagtctTTTTACTGACATGAGGTGACCCCATCTAAGCTCTCTCTTTTCTTACCTTGCTACTGCTGGGCCCTGAAGCAGTGCCCCTTGTGGCAGAGTACTGCACTGCTGTGGGAGTGCGTTAAGCTGCTTTAAACCATGTGGACCAAGGACGGGTTACTCTGTGCAAACACAAATCCCCCGTCCTGGGGCTTTTGGGGGAacatcccttcccacccccacgtCCTTGCAGATGTGCTTTAAAATGTCGCTGGCCAGCGAGGCAGCTCATGCCCAGCACCTGGGACTGGCCGTTACTGGGCATTCTGTCAATTTGTCCCGTGTGTCCAGCTGCCTAGGATCACAGACGCCTACTGATCCCAGAGACCCATTGCTGAAGTCAGGTCTCTGTGCCCcgggcaggatctggccccttAACAAGCTTCGCAGTGTGAGGGTTTTCCTTGGTGAGGAAACCAGGACTCAAGTGACCCGAGAACCTGTAACACAGCTGAGAATAGAACCCTGCAAACCCACTTAATCCCCTACTGTCTCCCTGAGGtggggacaggacccaggagttCTGACTGCCAGCcgtgtgctctaaccactagctcaTGCAACCCTCTCTCAGCTGGCTATCGAACCCAGTAGTCCTGACTGCccgctttaaccactagaccccattaTTCTGACTGACACCCACCAGTTACATGTGTACGTGCTGTGTCTATAAGCCCTTGTTCTCCCCCAGAACCACCTCTCAAGGCAGCCCTGCCTCAGCTGCAGACCTGCAGGACTTCTTCAACCGCATATTTCAGGGGACCCCAGGGCAGATGCCCAATGGGGGTTTCttcagcccaccctgctccccgcaGTCAGCAGCTTCAGCCCCCAAGACGGAGAGTACAGCCTCAAAAGGGGACTCGAAGCCGAAACGGCGGAAGAAAGTGCGCCGCCCCTTCCAGCGCTGAGGATGGGCGTGTCCAGCGCGGGAGAGTCGCTTTGGGCTCGGCCTGGCAGGAGACCACAAGCGCTAACAGGGAATGAAGATCCATCCTGTGTATGTTTCAGCAGGCAGCTGGCGTGTCCCAGGCTCTAAGTCAGGCACTACAAGGGCTCTTTACAAGAAAAAGAATCTGTGTTTTTTCTTTAGCTGTTTAAAAGTCAACCAGGCATTTGGGGAGTTTCTGGTTGAAGCCGTTAACTTCTAGTGTGAAGACTCAGACCCAGTGATACCAAAGAACTCCAGCGGGGGTGCCCTGCAGGGATCCTGGAGACATCAGCCCTGTGTGGGTGGAAGGAGGGTCTCTGGTTGGGGGGGGCGGGCACACGCTGGACAGAGCCATGGAATCTCTTCAGGGTTACTTGAAAAATCAGGGGATGTTCTATTTCCAGCAAGGCCACAGTTGGGATCCATTGGGAGGCAGCCATGACCCTTCCATCCACCGGCTTCCCTTTCTCATTCACGGCTCCTTTTCATCCGCCCGCCCATTGAAGTCTGCGTCCGGCAGCCCGTAACTAGTCGAACACAGCAGCTGAGCAGGATCCCTTACAGCTGCGTCATGATTTGGCCTAAAGCTTCTGCACCAGATCGGATTGTTGAtgcaccttctccctccccctcccccctttccccacagATTGTCACCCTAGAAGACCCGAGCCAAGTGTTAAACCCTGGTGCTGAAGGGCAGCTTGTTCGCTTCACAGCTGACTGGAGAACTCTCCTGGGGAGCAGCCTGGCTTGGGCCAGGATGCTGGGTCCTTTGTCTAGCACTTGCAGGGTGTTCTCCATTCCACCTCCTGCTGGCCGTGCTCTCAGCAGAGCGAGGGGAAGCCTGTTGCATCACTGAGGAAAGGAGGCCTGGGCAGGTGCTGCTTGAGGTGTAACTGGTTCCCTTCCCTCTGGGCATGTAGCACATAATGCCCCCCAGTTTGATGCTTATTGCATCCCCCCCGGGACTCCTGACCCTGCTTTCCAGCCTGAgctcaagggcaccattttgggtgtgtgtgaggaggggagggggcagcagcctcACATACTAGGCCagggcttgcttttcttcctacTCCCCTGCCTGTCAGGGAGCgaagggaaagtacttggattgcGTGAATTGCACCTCGGCTCCCTCCCTGCACCAGCCAGGAATGAGAGGTCCGCACAGAATTTAAGCACTTTCTCCTTGCGCCCTGATGGGGGAACAGGGAGAAAAGCAAGCGCCGCTGTCCTGACATGGCCCCCTTGCCTGAGCTGTGAAATGCTTTCCTGGCAGAGGGGCCCCACCGTAGTCCTGAGAATAGGCAGAAGGGTTCCTCAGTGGGTTTTCTGGGAGAGC includes these proteins:
- the DNAJC14 gene encoding LOW QUALITY PROTEIN: dnaJ homolog subfamily C member 14 (The sequence of the model RefSeq protein was modified relative to this genomic sequence to represent the inferred CDS: inserted 1 base in 1 codon), coding for MSRGGGMCEPKLDGSCSWSGEISEDRSMPGASPCVNNIPXFSSFGDLGNTVSNSYQFFQECCGSEGPECMSANQSWAKQLPRASEGLQPMEAHGAAFAAGETPCAWERLLAEPSDQRVRKGEEAGRSPQGCPEGDGHRPTCTAEEDVSWNGSCAQVPTVLPEEDSLHFAEFSAPDYCPSSYECSCSCRRESLDLSRTYLEKGNSSCSFTCQHWTSESPGVEDETFSPDSASLHQAQEEDEEDCEVSKASDDPYESGRALGGRKNGRRQRYRSGTKDKGEGKENARREGRSVPAGGKHKQARKRSHMDRRRHLKADVPKQLEEMTRVCISRFKKLLKLVLVVTHECREYMEAGGRLLYSCCQLNAWDLGSALGSVRMWCQRAKSDSRKAARWLYSWGSWLGQLLRMLGAQLFLVFMLLLGSLWLCCKVSKSLFFAGAGKLGRTRCMAWLPLLLDLPFPRRAWAVFRETRTFKYMSRWLQWWRGLLGAPKGLRTDGLGEAAAGPDPSAGRRCEPSQEVARLLALADVPEEELNPFQVLGLEVTASDTELKKAYRQLAVLVHPDKNAHPRAEEAFKVLRAAWDIVSNPEKRKEYEIKRMAESELTKSMNELFAKLRDDLKEAMNTMMCNKCQGKHKRFEMDREPLNARYCGECGKLHPAEDGDLWAESSMLGLKITYFALMDGKVYDITEWAGCQGVRIPPDTHRVRCHISFGSRSSGAGRRQRTTSQGSPASAADLQDFFNRIFQGTPGQMPNGGFFSPPCSPQSAASAPKTESTASKGDSKPKRRKKVRRPFQR